From a region of the Salvelinus namaycush isolate Seneca chromosome 40, SaNama_1.0, whole genome shotgun sequence genome:
- the LOC120033164 gene encoding integrin alpha-4-like, with amino-acid sequence MLGQDSPHSNIQSIGFHHKLAGRVRMNQDGSYGEMMFEIPEQAVSSWGPRVMSDMPCGRHCSAEVENQWLGVSLSRRQQDGLVMACGHRWKNVFFTKKEDKLPHGVCYKLESDLSQSSPLIPCYRDHQKQFGNDYASCQAGISNVLIGDLVVMGAPGTLYWTGSVLVHNISSQVTSAYLDDNVVLYGSYLGYSVSAGHFLHPDSTEVVGGAPQYGQTGRAYIFSIESRTLSIISEVKGQKLGSYFGATVCAVDLNTDGLSDLLVGAPMFSAVREEGRVHIYMNQGQANMKEMEFTLAGRDSYAARFGESITSLGDIDDDGYPDVAVGAPQEDDLHGAIYIYNGRKTGLEQHFSQRIAGSALGSAFKMFGQSVSGGIDVDENGYPDVAVGAFLSDSAVVLRTRAVVVVEAMILLPPTVNRTHALCTENGQPAVCLKTTVCFQLHAQRVSGLIEILYNLTADVKHIEGLQSRFFFTTNGTALSNATAGSIQTRHGHMTCVTHLAFLRRDIRDIFTPIHFELQYELGEHNVVRGNSKSFPPLRPMLKRGGEYSNLLTNKTVFTRYCAWANCSTNLQVSAQLLLPR; translated from the exons atgctgggacaggacagcccccactcaaACATCCAAAGCATCGGCTTCCACCACAAACTGGCGGgacgggtcaggatgaaccaagatgggagctATGGTGAAATGATGTTTGAGATCCCGGAACAAGcggtcagcagctggggaccac GTGTCATGAGTGACATGCCCTGTGGCAGACACTGTTCTGCGGAGGTTGAAAACCAGTGGCTTGGAGTGAGCCTCTCCAGGCGGCAGCAGGATGGACTTGTGATg GCCTGTGGACATCGTTGGAAAAATGTCTTCTTCACCAAAAAAGAAGATAAGTTGCCACATGGCGTCTGCTACAAATTGGAGTCGGACTTGAGTCAATCAAGTCCTTTGATTCCATGTTACAGAG ATCACCAAAAACAGTTTGGCAATGACTATGCATCATGTCAAGCAGGGATTTCAAATGTCCTTATTGGG GACCTCGTAGTAATGGGAGCCCCTGGAACCTTGTATTGGACTGGGTCTGTTTTGGTCCACAACATATCCAGCCAGGTCACTTCTGCCTACTTGGATGATAACGTTGTCCTCTATGGAAGTTATTTGG GGTACTCAGTCAGCGCTGGCCACTTCCTGCACCCAGACTCCACTGAGGTAGTGGGAGGAGCCCCCCAGTATGGGCAGACTGGTAGA GCCTACATCTTTAGCATAGAGTCCAGGACACTGAGCATCATCTCTGAGGTCAAAGGTCAAAAG CTGGGTTCCTATTTTGGGGCCACTGTGTGTGCGGTGGACCTGAACACTGATGGCCTGTCTGACCTGCTGGTGGGAGCTCCAATGTTCAGCGCCGTGAGGGAGGAGGGCCGTGTGCACATCTACATGAACCAGGGACAG GCTAACATGAAGGAGATGGAGTTTACATTAGCAGGGAGAGATTCATATGCAGCCCGGTTTGGGGAAAGTATCACAAGTCTTGGAGATATTGATGATGATGGCTATCCAG ATGTTGCTGTTGGGGCACCACAAGAGGATGACCTACATGGTGCTATTTATATCTACAATGGGAGGAAGACGGGACTTGAACAACACTTTTCTCAA AGGATTGCTGGGTCTGCTTTGGGTAGTGCTTTCAAGATGTTTGGCCAGTCTGTGTCTGGGGGCATTGATGTTGATGAAAACGGTTACCCAG ATGTGGCCGTGGGAGCCTTTCTGTCCGACTCTGCTGTTGTTCTGAG GACACGGGCGGTTGTTGTGGTGGAGGCGATGATACTTCTTCCTCCTACTGTGAACCGCACCCATGCCCTGTGTACAGAGAACGGCCAGCCTGCCGTATGCCTCAAAACCACTGTGTGCTTCCAGTTGCACGCGCAACGTGTCTCTGGGCTCATCG AAATACTGTACAACCTGACGGCTGATGTCAAGCACATAGAGGGGCTCCAGTCCAGATTCTTCTTCACCACCAACGGCACAGCGTTATCAAATGCCACAGCAGGCAGCATCCAGACCAGGCATGGTCACATGACCTGTGTTACCCACCTGGCCTTTCTGAGG agagacattcGGGACATCTTCACCCCCATCCACTTTGAGCTGCAGTATGAGCTGGGAGAGCACAATgtggtgaggggtaactccaagAGCTTTCCCCCTCTCAGGCCTATGCTCAAGAGGGGAGGGGAGTACAGCAACTTGCTGACCAACAAg ACTGTATTCACCAGGTACTGTGCCTGGGCCAACTGTTCCACCAATCTGCAAGTGTCTGCACAGCTGCTGTTACCGAGGTGA